The Scyliorhinus torazame isolate Kashiwa2021f chromosome 7, sScyTor2.1, whole genome shotgun sequence genome has a window encoding:
- the LOC140427233 gene encoding uncharacterized protein, whose amino-acid sequence MLTAPAPPNTGSASPMLTAPAPPITGSVSPMLTALAPPITGSVSPMLTALAPPITGSVSPMLTAPAPPITGSVSPMLTAPAPPNTGSVSPMLTAPAPPNTGSVPPMLTAPAPPNTGSVSPMLTALAPPITGSVSPMLTALAPPNTGSVSPMLTALAPPNTGSVSPMLTAPAPPNTGSVSPMLTVLAPPNTGSVSPMLTAPAPPITGSASPMLTAPAPPITGSVSPMLTAPAPPITGSVSPMLTALAPPITGSVSPMLTAPAPPITGSASPMLTAPAPPTTGSVSPMLTAPAPPTTGSVSPMLTAPAPPNTGSVSPMLTALAPPITGSVSPMLTALAPPITGSVSPMLTAPAPPITGSVSPMLTALAPPTTGSVSPMLTALAPPITGSVSPMLTALAPPITGSISPDLAAPPVSESVFGGTVKAGDSGPDGPERSRK is encoded by the exons atgctgactgccccagctcctccaaacacaggttctgcctctcccatgctgactgccccagctcctccaatcacaggttctgtctctcccatgctgactgccctagctcctccaatcacaggttctgtctctcccatgctgactgccctagctcctccaatcacaggttctgtctctcccatgctgacggccccagctcctccaatcacaggttctgtctcacccatgctgactgccccagctcctccaaacacaggttctgtctctcccatgctgactgccccagctcctccaaacacaggttctgtccctcccatgctgactgccccagctcctccaaacacaggttctgtctctcccatgctgactgccctagctcctccaatcacaggttctgtctctcccatgctgactgccctagctcctccaaacacaggttctgtctctcccatgctgactgccctagctcctccaaacacaggttctgtctctcccatgctgactgccccagctcctccaaacacaGGTTCTGTCTCTCCCATGCTGACTGTCCTAGCTCCTCCAAACACAGGTTCTGtctctcccatgctgactgccccagctcctccaatcacaggttctgcctctcccatgctgactgccccagctcctccaatcacaggttctgtctctcccatgctgactgccccagctcctccaatcacaggttctgtctctcccatgctgactgccctagctcctccaatcacaggttctgtctctcccatgctgactgccccagctcctccaatcacaggttctgcctctcccatgctgactgccccagctcctccaaccacaggttctgtctctcccatgctgactgccccagctcctccaaccacaggttctgtctctcccatgctgactgccccagctcctccaaacacag GTTCTGtctctcccatgctgactgccctagctcctccaatcacaggttctgtctctcccatgctgactgccctagctcctccaatcacaggttctgtctctcccatgctgactgccccagctcctccaatcacaggttctgtctctcccatgctgactgccctaGCTCCTCCAACCACAGGTTCTGtctctcccatgctgactgccctagctcctccaatcacaggttctgtctctcccatgctgactgccctagctcctccaatcacag GTTCCATCTCTCCTGATCTTGCTGCTCCTCCAGTGTCCGAATCTGTGTTTGGAGGAACTGTAAAGGCTGGAGACTCAGGGCCAGATGGACCAGAGAGAAGCAGAAAGTAA